The proteins below are encoded in one region of Acidithiobacillus ferrooxidans ATCC 23270:
- a CDS encoding autotransporter assembly complex protein TamA, producing MANADEVTFIVEGISRPLAANLAHALPPAVIGSQADRLEEAEMVAGLRLKDALEAYGYYGATWTESSKNIAKGKVLVTFSVTPGRPVLVRKIDLKSTGDGSKLPALQKLFSQFPLHKEGVLNQVIYEDWKGNVLSLLTARGYAQASYSRHEILVDRDQFWADIYLWLNTGPRFRVGDINITGAEHYPRWFIQRYISFKTGDWYSPKALAVTQSNLRNADRFSDISVHGDLGKAINNAIPVSVNLKSMPGQHLKIGAGYSTDIGPNAAIIYDNYNAFEQAQHVRVSILAAQLNRNASVTYSWPVGARLGSEYIAQGSYQNQNLTAYNANEILASAGRQWSLRSDNSLSKGETIEALVNFEDANYNVAGQFNTSLYIYPSLQYSIQNFRNILRPIAGYTLTARIEGASKVWGSDANFIRFSAQGEWRRRLGQDWVLGTHAKLGAMWLTGSIGELPPNLRFFAGGQNSLPGYAYQSQGPLAVNGEVEGGRLLAVGGFDIQRFVAKNWAVVAFYDVGNAFNSWSSFHALQDVGLGVRWYSPVGPIRFDVAHPLVAPQTPAVRVAFSVGFSL from the coding sequence ATGGCTAACGCTGATGAAGTAACTTTCATTGTGGAAGGGATCTCCAGACCCCTGGCAGCGAATCTCGCACATGCTCTCCCCCCTGCGGTGATCGGATCCCAGGCGGACCGTTTGGAAGAAGCAGAAATGGTGGCCGGTTTGCGCCTTAAGGATGCGCTTGAAGCCTATGGTTATTACGGCGCCACATGGACGGAGAGCAGTAAAAACATTGCAAAGGGAAAAGTCCTCGTAACCTTCTCCGTCACCCCTGGGCGGCCTGTTCTGGTCCGCAAAATCGACCTAAAATCCACCGGTGATGGATCCAAACTGCCGGCTTTACAAAAACTGTTCTCTCAGTTTCCGCTTCATAAAGAAGGGGTTCTCAATCAGGTTATTTATGAGGACTGGAAGGGGAATGTCCTCTCACTCCTCACCGCGCGCGGTTATGCGCAGGCCAGTTATTCGCGCCATGAGATTCTTGTGGATCGTGACCAGTTCTGGGCAGATATTTATTTGTGGCTCAATACCGGACCACGCTTCCGAGTTGGAGATATTAATATCACTGGTGCGGAGCACTATCCGCGATGGTTCATTCAGCGCTATATTTCTTTCAAGACAGGAGACTGGTATTCACCAAAGGCGCTGGCAGTCACTCAGAGCAATTTGCGCAATGCCGACCGGTTCTCTGATATTTCCGTGCATGGCGATTTGGGAAAAGCGATAAATAATGCGATACCTGTTTCAGTTAACTTGAAAAGCATGCCGGGGCAACACCTGAAAATAGGCGCCGGATATAGCACTGATATCGGTCCTAATGCAGCAATTATATATGATAATTATAATGCTTTCGAACAGGCACAGCATGTTCGCGTTTCCATTTTGGCGGCGCAACTGAATCGCAATGCCAGTGTTACCTATAGCTGGCCGGTCGGTGCGCGCCTGGGATCCGAATATATTGCGCAAGGCAGTTATCAGAATCAAAATCTGACCGCCTATAATGCTAACGAGATCCTTGCCAGCGCTGGTCGGCAGTGGTCATTGCGCAGCGATAACAGTCTGAGTAAAGGTGAAACCATAGAGGCCTTGGTTAATTTTGAGGACGCCAACTACAATGTGGCTGGACAGTTTAATACGAGCTTGTATATCTATCCGTCGCTACAATATAGCATACAAAACTTCCGCAATATCTTGCGCCCCATAGCCGGCTATACACTGACGGCCAGGATTGAGGGTGCCAGCAAGGTATGGGGTAGCGATGCAAATTTTATCCGCTTTAGCGCTCAGGGAGAATGGCGCAGGCGTTTGGGTCAGGACTGGGTCCTCGGCACCCATGCCAAACTGGGGGCAATGTGGTTAACTGGGTCCATTGGCGAACTGCCACCCAATCTGCGATTTTTCGCAGGTGGGCAAAATAGCCTGCCCGGTTATGCCTATCAATCGCAGGGGCCATTGGCTGTGAACGGTGAAGTGGAAGGTGGGCGTCTTCTTGCCGTTGGTGGCTTCGATATTCAGCGCTTTGTCGCCAAAAACTGGGCGGTCGTCGCATTTTATGATGTGGGTAATGCATTCAACAGTTGGTCCAGTTTTCATGCGCTTCAAGATGTTGGGCTAGGCGTGCGCTGGTATTCCCCCGTTGGACCCATACGCTTTGACGTGGCGCACCCACTGGTTGCCCCGCAAACGCCTGCCGTCCGGGTCGCCTTCTCGGTAGGGTTCAGCTTGTGA